One window of Nymphaea colorata isolate Beijing-Zhang1983 chromosome 1, ASM883128v2, whole genome shotgun sequence genomic DNA carries:
- the LOC116245954 gene encoding probable L-ascorbate peroxidase 6, chloroplastic/mitochondrial isoform X1 produces the protein MAERLSAACLGGRLLPTATTTITKSSIVLPSSCSSSSTSSALPTLRAFPLSMPASISLSSGSSPSSFLLSRGRKRALYFAKPSSTVSVRSAASDPEQLRKAREDIKELLKTTFCHPILVRLGWHDAGTYNKNIQEWPQCGGANGSLRFEIELKHGANAGLVNALKLLQPIKDKYSSVTYADLFQLASATAIEEAGGPKIPMKYGRVDVTGPEQCPEEGRLPDAGPPSPANHLREVFYRMGLDDKEIVALSGAHTLGRSRPERSGWGKTETKYTKDGPGAPGGQSWTVEWLKFDNFYFKDIKEKRDEDLLVLPTDAVLFEEPGFKGYAEKYAVDQDAFFEDYAEAHTKLSNLGAKFDPPEGFSIDQESPVAEKFVAEKYSSGKRELSEAMKQKIRAEYEAVGGSPDKPLKSNYFLNIMIVVAVLAFLTSLLGN, from the exons ATGGCGGAGCGCCTCTCCGCGGCTTGCCTGGGCGGACGCCTCCTCCcaaccgccaccaccaccatcaccaagAGTTCCATCGTCCTACCTTcttcctgttcctcttcctccactTCTTCGGCCCTTCCTACGCTCAGAGCCTTTCCTCTCTCTATGCCTgcctccatctccctctcctctgGTTCTTcgccttcttcctttctcttgtcG CGTGGAAGGAAAAGGGCGCTTTACTTCGCAAAACCCAGCAGCACCGTGTCTGTTAGATCCGCCGCATCGGATCCTGAACAGTTAAGGAAGGCCAGGGAGGACATCAAGGAACTCTTGAAGACCACGTTCTGCCATCCAATTCTG GTACGATTGGGATGGCACGATGCAGGTACCTATAACAAGAACATTCAGGAGTGGCCACAATGTGGTGGCGCTAATGGAAGTTTGAGATTTGAGATAGAGCTGAAGCATGGAGCCAATGCAG GCCTGGTTAATGCATTGAAGCTGCTTCAACCAATCAAGGACAAATATTCTAGTGTTACATATGCGGACTTGTTTCAACTGGCCAGTGCCACAGCAATTGAG GAGGCTGGAGGTCCCAAAATCCCAATGAAGTATGGGAGAGTAGATGTTACAGGTCCTGAGCAGTGTCCGGAGGAGGGAAGGCTTCCAG ATGCTGGTCCTCCTTCACCAGCAAACCATCTACGTGAAGTTTTCTACCGGATGGGACTCGATGATAAG GAAATCGTGGCACTATCTGGTGCCCATACATTGGGAAGATCCAGGCCAGAGCGAAGTGGATGGGGAAAGACAGAAACCAAGTATACT aAAGATGGACCTGGGGCACCTGGAGGACAATCCTGGACTGTGGAATGGTTGAAGTTTGATAATTTTTACTTTAAA GATATAAAGGAGAAAAGGGATGAAGATTTGCTGGTTTTACCAACAGATGCTGTTTTGTTTGAGGAACCAGGATTCAAG GGATATGCAGAAAAATATGCTGTAGATCAGGATGCATTTTTCGAGGACTATGCTGAAGCTCATACAAAACTTAGCAACCTGGGAGCAAAATTTGATCCGCCAGAG GGTTTCTCAATAGATCAAGAAAGTCCTGTTGCTGAGAAATTTGTGGCAGAAAAATATTCATCTGGAAAG AGAGAGCTCTCAGAAGCAATGAAGCAGAAAATCCGAGCAGAGTACGAAGCAGTTGGTGGCAGCCCAGATAAACCTCTAAAATCAAATTACTTCCTCAACATTATGATCGTGGTTGCTGTTTTGGCATTTCTGACATCTTTGCTTGGGAACTAA
- the LOC116245954 gene encoding probable L-ascorbate peroxidase 6, chloroplastic/mitochondrial isoform X2, producing the protein MAERLSAACLGGRLLPTATTTITKSSIVLPSSCSSSSTSSALPTLRAFPLSMPASISLSSGSSPSSFLLSRGRKRALYFAKPSSTVSVRSAASDPEQLRKAREDIKELLKTTFCHPILVRLGWHDAGTYNKNIQEWPQCGGANGSLRFEIELKHGANAGLVNALKLLQPIKDKYSSVTYADLFQLASATAIEEAGGPKIPMKYGRVDVTGPEQCPEEGRLPDAGPPSPANHLREVFYRMGLDDKEIVALSGAHTLGRSRPERSGWGKTETKYTKDGPGAPGGQSWTVEWLKFDNFYFKDIKEKRDEDLLVLPTDAVLFEEPGFKGYAEKYAVDQDAFFEDYAEAHTKLSNLGAKFDPPEGFSIDQESPVAEKFVAEKYSSGKA; encoded by the exons ATGGCGGAGCGCCTCTCCGCGGCTTGCCTGGGCGGACGCCTCCTCCcaaccgccaccaccaccatcaccaagAGTTCCATCGTCCTACCTTcttcctgttcctcttcctccactTCTTCGGCCCTTCCTACGCTCAGAGCCTTTCCTCTCTCTATGCCTgcctccatctccctctcctctgGTTCTTcgccttcttcctttctcttgtcG CGTGGAAGGAAAAGGGCGCTTTACTTCGCAAAACCCAGCAGCACCGTGTCTGTTAGATCCGCCGCATCGGATCCTGAACAGTTAAGGAAGGCCAGGGAGGACATCAAGGAACTCTTGAAGACCACGTTCTGCCATCCAATTCTG GTACGATTGGGATGGCACGATGCAGGTACCTATAACAAGAACATTCAGGAGTGGCCACAATGTGGTGGCGCTAATGGAAGTTTGAGATTTGAGATAGAGCTGAAGCATGGAGCCAATGCAG GCCTGGTTAATGCATTGAAGCTGCTTCAACCAATCAAGGACAAATATTCTAGTGTTACATATGCGGACTTGTTTCAACTGGCCAGTGCCACAGCAATTGAG GAGGCTGGAGGTCCCAAAATCCCAATGAAGTATGGGAGAGTAGATGTTACAGGTCCTGAGCAGTGTCCGGAGGAGGGAAGGCTTCCAG ATGCTGGTCCTCCTTCACCAGCAAACCATCTACGTGAAGTTTTCTACCGGATGGGACTCGATGATAAG GAAATCGTGGCACTATCTGGTGCCCATACATTGGGAAGATCCAGGCCAGAGCGAAGTGGATGGGGAAAGACAGAAACCAAGTATACT aAAGATGGACCTGGGGCACCTGGAGGACAATCCTGGACTGTGGAATGGTTGAAGTTTGATAATTTTTACTTTAAA GATATAAAGGAGAAAAGGGATGAAGATTTGCTGGTTTTACCAACAGATGCTGTTTTGTTTGAGGAACCAGGATTCAAG GGATATGCAGAAAAATATGCTGTAGATCAGGATGCATTTTTCGAGGACTATGCTGAAGCTCATACAAAACTTAGCAACCTGGGAGCAAAATTTGATCCGCCAGAG GGTTTCTCAATAGATCAAGAAAGTCCTGTTGCTGAGAAATTTGTGGCAGAAAAATATTCATCTGGAAAG GCTTAA
- the LOC116245695 gene encoding AP2/ERF and B3 domain-containing transcription factor RAV1-like, whose amino-acid sequence MERDREQSKEEIPSLWQGGRRSTSSTIGRKLPSSRFKGVVPQPNGKWGAQIYENHQRVWLGTFPTEAEAAAAYDVAALKYRSEEAATNFRVVWEDQHQLSFLKSHSQQEVVEMLRRNTYYHELILFKESARSVGSSPSPWKRREVRVEKKELFDKVLTPSDVGKLNRLVIPRRLAEQFFPLDTRRWKDGILLKFEDEGRRVWRIKYSYWSSSRSYVLTKGWRGFVKEKGLKAGDVVFFLRSAGPEEMNYIRWKHVEGEDIYQQRRCGRQGPALEPQQRGQFVRIFGVDLNSRS is encoded by the coding sequence atggagagagacagagagcagTCGAAGGAAGAGATCCCCAGCCTCTGGCAGGGAGGCAGGAGGTCAACCAGCTCCACCATCGGCCGCAAACTTCCATCCTCCCGTTTCAAGGGCGTGGTTCCTCAGCCAAACGGGAAATGGGGAGCTCAGATTTACGAGAACCATCAGCGCGTGTGGCTGGGGACGTTCCCCACGGAGGCGGAGGCCGCGGCGGCCTACGACGTGGCGGCGCTCAAGTACAGAAGCGAGGAAGCGGCCACCAATTTCCGGGTGGTGTGGGAGGACCAGCACCAGCTCTCCTTCCTCAAGTCCCACTCACAGCAAGAGGTCGTGGAGATGCTCAGGCGGAATACCTACTACCACGAGCTGATCCTTTTCAAAGAGTCAGCTCGATCTGTCGGCTCATCTCCCTCGCCATGGAAGAGGCGCGAAGTTCGGGTAGAGAAGAAAGAGCTCTTCGACAAGGTGCTGACGCCGAGCGACGTCGGCAAGCTCAACAGGCTCGTGATTCCCAGGCGCCTGGCCGAGCAGTTCTTCCCCTTGGACACCCGGCGCTGGAAGGACGGCATTCTTCTGAAGTTTGAGGATGAAGGTCGCCGAGTGTGGAGGATCAAGTACAGTTACTGGAGCAGCAGCCGCAGTTACGTGTTGACCAAGGGCTGGAGAGGGTTCGTGAAGGAGAAGGGGCTTAAGGCAGGGGACGTGGTCTTCTTCTTGAGGTCGGCAGGGCCTGAAGAGATGAACTACATACGTTGGAAGCATGTGGAAGGAGAAGATATTTATCAGCAGCGGAGATGTGGACGACAAGGGCCTGCGTTGGAGCCACAACAACGAGGTCAGTTCGTCAGGATCTTCGGCGTCGACTTAAATTCAAGATCTTAG